The proteins below are encoded in one region of Cololabis saira isolate AMF1-May2022 chromosome 21, fColSai1.1, whole genome shotgun sequence:
- the mpp3a gene encoding MAGUK p55 subfamily member 3 isoform X1, whose protein sequence is MSTEEKELLHLLTSPHLKAVLSVHDIVAQKNFDPVLPPLPDDFEDELEEESVKIVRLVKNKEPLGATIRRDESSGAVIVARIMRGGAADRSGLVHVGDELREVNGVSVIHKRPDEISQLLSQSQGSITLKIIPAIKEEDRLKESKVYVRALFDYVPLDDKATPCQEAGLPFKRGDILQVVTQDDSTWWQAKRVGDSNLRAGLVPSKQFQERRLAYRMKMGSLPNPKSPKKPISEQGCDKVSPKCKAVAPSCGQVFSWEFYSAGLRRSFRLSRKDRQSSAGEGCDPGDPEYLTYEEVTRYQQRPNERPRLVVLIGSLGARINELKQRVIAENPHRYAVAVPHTTRPKKPHEKDGVEYHFVTKQQFDADVLNNKFIEHGEYKENQYGTSIEAIRSVQAKNKMCIVDVQPEALKRLRTAEFKPYVIFVKPRIPESRRRRSAATSPGGGGGGEHGRITDEDLLEMRQSAIQTDQQFGHQVDRFLIKEDSASACTELRGILERLERESFWVPLGWVRT, encoded by the exons ATGAGCACGGAGGAGAAGGAACTTCTGCACCTACTGACATCCCCTCACCTGAAG GCCGTCCTCTCCGTGCACGACATTGTGGCCCAGAAGAACTTTGACCCCGTGCTGCCACCGCTGCCGGACGACTTTGAAgacgagctggaggaagagtctgTGAAGATCGTCAGGCTGGTGAAGAACAAGGAGCCTCTG GGAGCCACCATAAGACGTGATGAAAGCTCGGGGGCCGTGATCGTTGCACGGATAATGAGAGGAGGTGCAGCTGATCGCAGCG GTTTGGTCCATGTAGGAGACGAGCTCAGGGAAGTTAACGGAGTCTCTGTGATCCACAAGAGGCCTGATGAGATCAGTCAGCTGTTG TCCCAGTCCCAGGGATCCATCACTCTAAAGATAATCCCAGCCATCAAAGAGGAGGATCGATTAAAGGAGAGCAAG GTGTACGTGAGGGCCTTGTTCGACTACGTTCCCCTCGACGACAAGGCCACGCCCTGCCAGGAGGCGGGGCTTCCCTTCAAACGGGGAGACATCCTGCAGGTGGTGACGCAGGACGACAGCACGTGGtggcaggccaagcgggtgGGAGACAGCAACCTGCGGGCCGGACTCGTCCCCTCCAAGCAGTTCCAGGAGAG GCGGCTGGCCTACAGGATGAAAATGGGCTCGCTCCCGAATCCCAAATCCCCTAAAAAGCCTATCT CTGAACAGGGATGTGACAAAG TCTCTCCTAAGTGTAAAGCAGTGGCGCCCTCCTGTGGCCAGGTGTTTTCCTGGGAGTTTTACTCAG CCGGTCTGCGGAGGAGCTTCCGGCTGAGTCGGAAGGACCGGCAGAGCTCTGCCGGGGAGGGCTGCGACCCGGGAGACCCCGAGTACCTGACGTACGAGGAGGTGACCCGCTACCAGCAGAGGCCCAACGAGAGGCCCCGGCTGGTGGTGCTCATCG GTTCTCTTGGAGCACGAATCAACGAGCTGAAGCAGCGGGTGATCGCTGAAAATCCTCATCGTTACGCAGTAGCTGTTCCAC ATACTACCAGGCCCAAGAAGCCCCACGAGAAGGACGGGGTGGAGTACCATTTTGTGACCAAACAGCAGTTTGATGCAGATGTTTTGAACAACAA GTTCATAGAGCACGGCGAGTACAAGGAGAACCAGTACGGCACCAGTATAGAGGCCATCCGCTCCGTCCAGGCCAAGAATAAGATGTGTATAGTTGATGTGCAGCCAGAG gcCTTGAAGAGACTGCGGACAGCAGAGTTCAAGCCGTATGTCATATTTGTGAAACCTCGCATTCCTGAGAGCAGACGTCGACGCAGCGCAGCCACCTCaccggggggaggggggggaggagaACACGGCCGCATTACG GACGAAGACCTACTGGAGATGCGTCAGTCTGCCATCCAGACTGACCAGCAGTTTGGACACCAGGTGGACCGGTTCCTGATCAAGGAGGACTCGGCCAGCGCTTGCACAGAGCTGCGAGGCATCCTGGAGAGGCTGGAGCGGGAATCCTTCTGGGTGCCTCTAGGCTGGGTCCGGACCTAA
- the mpp3a gene encoding MAGUK p55 subfamily member 3 isoform X2 yields MKEAMPVLTAGAGLHETLALLTSQLRPDANHKEDMVFLKDVFSERSLGYLMKIHEKLRQYERQSPTPVLHSAASLAEDVADELQSGPMSTEEKELLHLLTSPHLKAVLSVHDIVAQKNFDPVLPPLPDDFEDELEEESVKIVRLVKNKEPLGATIRRDESSGAVIVARIMRGGAADRSGLVHVGDELREVNGVSVIHKRPDEISQLLSQSQGSITLKIIPAIKEEDRLKESKVYVRALFDYVPLDDKATPCQEAGLPFKRGDILQVVTQDDSTWWQAKRVGDSNLRAGLVPSKQFQERRLAYRMKMGSLPNPKSPKKPISEQGCDKEDCDCEGYFNGQYIVSPKCKAVAPSCGQVFSWEFYSAGLRRSFRLSRKDRQSSAGEGCDPGDPEYLTYEEVTRYQQRPNERPRLVVLIGSLGARINELKQRVIAENPHRYAVAVPHTTRPKKPHEKDGVEYHFVTKQQFDADVLNNKFIEHGEYKENQYGTSIEAIRSVQAKNKMCIVDVQPEALKRLRTAEFKPYVIFVKPRIPESRRRRSAATSPGGGGGGEHGRITDEDLLEMRQSAIQTDQQFGHQVDRFLIKEDSASACTELRGILERLERESFWVPLGWVRT; encoded by the exons ATGAAAGAAGCCATGCCGGTTCTCACAGCAGGAGCGG GGCTGCACGAAACTCTGGCCCTCCTGACCTCTCAGCTGCGGCCCGACGCCAACCACAAGGAGGACATGGTCTTCCTCAAAGACGTCTTCAGTGAGCGGAGTTTGGGATACCTCATGAAG ATACACGAGAAGCTGCGGCAGTACGAGAGGCAGAGCCCCACGCCGGTGCTCCACAGTGCTGCTTCTCTGGCTGAAGAC GTGGCAGACGAGCTTCAGAGTGGACCCATGAGCACGGAGGAGAAGGAACTTCTGCACCTACTGACATCCCCTCACCTGAAG GCCGTCCTCTCCGTGCACGACATTGTGGCCCAGAAGAACTTTGACCCCGTGCTGCCACCGCTGCCGGACGACTTTGAAgacgagctggaggaagagtctgTGAAGATCGTCAGGCTGGTGAAGAACAAGGAGCCTCTG GGAGCCACCATAAGACGTGATGAAAGCTCGGGGGCCGTGATCGTTGCACGGATAATGAGAGGAGGTGCAGCTGATCGCAGCG GTTTGGTCCATGTAGGAGACGAGCTCAGGGAAGTTAACGGAGTCTCTGTGATCCACAAGAGGCCTGATGAGATCAGTCAGCTGTTG TCCCAGTCCCAGGGATCCATCACTCTAAAGATAATCCCAGCCATCAAAGAGGAGGATCGATTAAAGGAGAGCAAG GTGTACGTGAGGGCCTTGTTCGACTACGTTCCCCTCGACGACAAGGCCACGCCCTGCCAGGAGGCGGGGCTTCCCTTCAAACGGGGAGACATCCTGCAGGTGGTGACGCAGGACGACAGCACGTGGtggcaggccaagcgggtgGGAGACAGCAACCTGCGGGCCGGACTCGTCCCCTCCAAGCAGTTCCAGGAGAG GCGGCTGGCCTACAGGATGAAAATGGGCTCGCTCCCGAATCCCAAATCCCCTAAAAAGCCTATCT CTGAACAGGGATGTGACAAAG AGGACTGTGACTGTGAGGGCTATTTCAATGGACAGTACATAG TCTCTCCTAAGTGTAAAGCAGTGGCGCCCTCCTGTGGCCAGGTGTTTTCCTGGGAGTTTTACTCAG CCGGTCTGCGGAGGAGCTTCCGGCTGAGTCGGAAGGACCGGCAGAGCTCTGCCGGGGAGGGCTGCGACCCGGGAGACCCCGAGTACCTGACGTACGAGGAGGTGACCCGCTACCAGCAGAGGCCCAACGAGAGGCCCCGGCTGGTGGTGCTCATCG GTTCTCTTGGAGCACGAATCAACGAGCTGAAGCAGCGGGTGATCGCTGAAAATCCTCATCGTTACGCAGTAGCTGTTCCAC ATACTACCAGGCCCAAGAAGCCCCACGAGAAGGACGGGGTGGAGTACCATTTTGTGACCAAACAGCAGTTTGATGCAGATGTTTTGAACAACAA GTTCATAGAGCACGGCGAGTACAAGGAGAACCAGTACGGCACCAGTATAGAGGCCATCCGCTCCGTCCAGGCCAAGAATAAGATGTGTATAGTTGATGTGCAGCCAGAG gcCTTGAAGAGACTGCGGACAGCAGAGTTCAAGCCGTATGTCATATTTGTGAAACCTCGCATTCCTGAGAGCAGACGTCGACGCAGCGCAGCCACCTCaccggggggaggggggggaggagaACACGGCCGCATTACG GACGAAGACCTACTGGAGATGCGTCAGTCTGCCATCCAGACTGACCAGCAGTTTGGACACCAGGTGGACCGGTTCCTGATCAAGGAGGACTCGGCCAGCGCTTGCACAGAGCTGCGAGGCATCCTGGAGAGGCTGGAGCGGGAATCCTTCTGGGTGCCTCTAGGCTGGGTCCGGACCTAA